From Pseudomonas fluorescens, one genomic window encodes:
- a CDS encoding SPOR domain-containing protein produces MSIAMLSKMHMNGYDVVSVNSGPWRVCTPHDRYGTFATREEALAFAASLPGYKARRLGAVNKQ; encoded by the coding sequence ATGAGTATTGCGATGTTGAGCAAAATGCATATGAACGGCTATGACGTAGTGAGCGTGAACAGCGGCCCGTGGCGGGTCTGCACCCCGCATGACCGCTACGGCACCTTTGCTACCCGGGAAGAGGCGCTGGCGTTTGCCGCCTCCCTGCCAGGCTACAAGGCCAGGCGCCTGGGGGCCGTTAACAAGCAGTAG
- a CDS encoding P-II family nitrogen regulator has translation MSTEGITYLTDVALITCIVAVGRADLVISAAQGMGAPGAIVYHAHGLGPRERLGLLSIAIDAEKEVVSLLVAADYQDAVLEAIYHAAKLHVPGAGMIYATPVEKVATYIPRELLVQGKTS, from the coding sequence ATGAGCACCGAAGGCATTACCTATTTGACCGACGTTGCCCTGATCACCTGCATCGTCGCGGTCGGCCGCGCGGACCTGGTGATTAGCGCCGCCCAGGGCATGGGCGCACCGGGCGCCATTGTCTACCACGCTCACGGTCTGGGCCCCCGCGAGCGACTCGGCCTGCTCAGTATCGCCATTGATGCGGAAAAGGAAGTGGTCAGCCTGCTGGTCGCCGCCGACTACCAGGACGCGGTACTCGAGGCCATCTATCACGCCGCCAAATTGCATGTCCCCGGGGCAGGCATGATCTACGCCACGCCGGTGGAAAAAGTCGCCACCTACATTCCCCGTGAACTGCTCGTACAAGGTAAAACCTCGTGA
- a CDS encoding DUF1538 domain-containing protein has product MKEPIRYADYLHKIGSGRREIPMRDLVSAPVRGADGRWQAPPHKAVKLHAGEVVAILKPYLNSRFMEQFRAVVPLALYLALFQVIILRQLVEDAWLVTGGLFAVIVGLMLFMEGLKLGLMPFGEVIGNNLPRRLSLPVVLLVTLLLGIGVTFAEPAIGALRAAGQNVSAERAPYLWALLNQWTSELILVVGVCVGLAAVIGTLRFLYGWSLKPLIYFSLAPVLLLTVYMHSDPELAKVIGLAWDAGAVTTGPVTVPLVLALGIGIAAAAGKGGSGLSGFGIVTLASLFPVIGVMLLGLYVASVSSPAEIIAAAQAASGATQTVAQWHEVSPGLEIISGIRAIVPLVIFLLIVLKLLLRQSLPRRREIFLGIALAVAGMCVFNLGLTYGLSKLGGSAGSLIPAAFMQTPGVDESPLYLYQVGLVLALGFAWVLGYGATVAEPALNALGVTAETLTNGFIRKRSLIRAVSIGVASGIAVGVAKLVFDLPLVWLVIPPYLLAVLLTVFSSEEFVNVAWDSAGVTTGPITVPLVLAMGLGLGNATNAVEGFGILCMASVGPVITVMLLGQWARFRVWKQEKAAIGQPANQLMGTGEAQ; this is encoded by the coding sequence ATGAAAGAACCCATTCGCTACGCCGATTACCTGCACAAGATTGGCTCCGGTCGCCGCGAGATTCCCATGCGCGATCTGGTTTCGGCACCGGTTCGCGGTGCCGATGGCCGCTGGCAGGCCCCGCCGCATAAAGCGGTAAAGCTGCACGCCGGTGAGGTCGTCGCGATTCTCAAGCCCTATCTCAATTCCCGCTTCATGGAGCAATTTCGCGCCGTGGTGCCCCTGGCCCTGTACCTGGCATTGTTCCAGGTCATCATCCTGCGCCAATTGGTCGAGGACGCCTGGCTGGTAACGGGTGGATTGTTCGCGGTGATTGTCGGGCTGATGCTGTTTATGGAGGGCTTGAAACTCGGCCTGATGCCCTTCGGCGAAGTCATAGGCAACAACCTTCCACGCCGATTATCACTGCCGGTAGTACTGCTGGTGACCCTGCTGTTGGGCATCGGCGTGACCTTCGCCGAACCCGCGATCGGTGCGCTGCGTGCCGCCGGACAGAACGTTTCTGCCGAGCGCGCGCCCTACCTGTGGGCGCTGCTCAACCAGTGGACCAGCGAACTGATCCTGGTGGTCGGCGTCTGCGTCGGCCTCGCCGCGGTGATCGGCACGCTGCGATTCCTCTACGGCTGGAGCCTGAAGCCGTTGATCTATTTTTCCCTGGCGCCGGTGTTGCTGCTAACGGTGTACATGCACAGCGACCCTGAGCTGGCCAAGGTGATTGGTCTGGCCTGGGACGCGGGGGCGGTCACCACCGGGCCGGTCACCGTGCCACTGGTGCTGGCACTGGGCATTGGCATTGCGGCGGCCGCCGGCAAGGGCGGCTCCGGGTTGTCCGGATTCGGCATCGTGACCCTGGCCTCGTTGTTTCCGGTGATCGGGGTGATGCTACTGGGCTTGTATGTAGCGTCCGTTTCCTCACCTGCCGAGATCATCGCCGCCGCGCAAGCTGCCAGCGGCGCCACCCAGACGGTTGCGCAATGGCACGAAGTCAGCCCCGGTCTGGAAATTATCTCCGGCATACGCGCCATCGTGCCCCTGGTGATCTTTTTGCTCATCGTGCTGAAGCTGCTGCTGCGCCAAAGCCTGCCGCGACGCCGTGAGATTTTCCTCGGGATCGCCCTGGCCGTGGCGGGCATGTGCGTGTTCAACCTCGGGTTGACCTACGGCCTGTCGAAACTGGGCGGGAGTGCCGGGTCACTGATTCCGGCGGCGTTCATGCAGACGCCGGGGGTCGATGAGTCGCCGCTTTATCTGTATCAGGTGGGTCTGGTCCTGGCCCTGGGCTTTGCCTGGGTGCTTGGCTACGGCGCGACGGTCGCCGAGCCTGCGCTGAATGCACTGGGCGTCACCGCTGAAACCCTGACCAACGGCTTTATCCGCAAGCGCAGCCTGATCCGTGCCGTCTCCATAGGCGTGGCCAGTGGTATCGCCGTGGGTGTGGCCAAGCTGGTGTTCGACCTGCCGCTGGTGTGGCTGGTGATACCGCCCTATCTGCTCGCGGTGCTGCTGACGGTTTTCTCCAGCGAAGAATTCGTCAACGTGGCCTGGGACAGCGCGGGGGTTACGACGGGACCGATCACCGTGCCGCTCGTCCTGGCCATGGGCCTGGGGCTGGGCAACGCGACCAACGCGGTGGAGGGTTTCGGCATTCTGTGCATGGCCTCGGTTGGTCCGGTGATCACCGTCATGCTGCTCGGGCAGTGGGCACGTTTTCGCGTGTGGAAACAGGAAAAGGCCGCCATCGGGCAGCCAGCGAATCAATTAATGGGCACGGGAGAAGCACAATGA
- a CDS encoding Bax inhibitor-1/YccA family protein, giving the protein MREQDYAVNNSVQVEQLEVSRVLRNTYGLLALTLAFSGVMAFVAQQMRVGYPNIFVVLIGFYGLFFLTNKLRDSAWGLVSAFALTGFMGFLLGPILNRYLGMQGGAEVVSSAFAMTALVFGGLSAYVLITRKDMSFLGGFITAGFFVLLGAVLASMFFQISGLQLAISAGFVLFSSVCILFQTSAIIHGGERNYIMATISLYVSIYNLFISLLQLFGIMGRDD; this is encoded by the coding sequence ATGCGCGAACAGGATTACGCAGTTAACAACAGCGTGCAGGTCGAGCAGCTAGAGGTTAGCCGCGTCCTGCGCAACACTTATGGCTTGCTGGCCCTTACCCTGGCTTTCAGTGGTGTGATGGCCTTTGTCGCTCAACAGATGCGCGTTGGGTACCCGAATATCTTCGTGGTGCTGATCGGCTTCTACGGGCTGTTCTTCCTTACCAACAAACTCCGTGATTCGGCCTGGGGCTTGGTATCTGCTTTTGCCCTGACCGGTTTCATGGGTTTCCTGCTGGGCCCGATCCTCAACCGTTACCTGGGCATGCAGGGCGGCGCTGAAGTGGTCAGCTCGGCCTTTGCGATGACCGCCCTGGTGTTCGGCGGCCTGTCGGCCTATGTACTGATCACTCGCAAGGACATGAGCTTCCTCGGTGGTTTCATTACCGCCGGTTTCTTCGTCCTGCTGGGCGCGGTGCTGGCGAGCATGTTCTTCCAGATCAGCGGTCTGCAACTGGCGATCAGCGCGGGCTTCGTGCTGTTTTCCTCGGTCTGCATCCTGTTCCAGACCAGCGCCATTATCCATGGCGGCGAGCGCAACTACATCATGGCGACCATCAGCCTGTATGTATCGATCTACAACCTGTTCATCAGCTTGTTGCAGCTGTTCGGCATCATGGGTCGCGACGACTGA
- a CDS encoding Lrp/AsnC family transcriptional regulator, protein MTDDIDQMLIAALMEDSRRSLKALAQISGLSSPSVAERLRRLEERGVLKGYTVEIDPKCFGYQLQAIVRIRPLPGQLQNVERQIQAIPEFTECDKVTGDDCFIARLHVRSMEQLDTLLDRLNSYAETNTAIVKKTPVKRRLPPMA, encoded by the coding sequence ATGACTGACGATATCGATCAAATGCTGATTGCCGCACTCATGGAAGACTCGCGGCGCTCGCTCAAGGCCCTGGCGCAGATCAGCGGCCTGTCTTCTCCCAGCGTCGCCGAGCGCCTGCGTCGCCTGGAAGAGCGCGGTGTGCTCAAGGGCTATACGGTAGAGATCGACCCCAAGTGCTTCGGTTATCAACTGCAGGCCATCGTGCGCATCCGCCCGCTGCCCGGGCAGTTACAGAACGTCGAACGGCAGATCCAGGCCATCCCCGAGTTCACCGAGTGCGACAAGGTCACCGGCGATGACTGCTTCATCGCGCGGCTCCACGTGCGCTCGATGGAGCAGCTCGACACCCTGCTCGACCGCCTCAACAGCTACGCCGAGACCAACACCGCCATCGTCAAGAAGACGCCGGTCAAACGCCGCCTGCCGCCGATGGCCTGA
- a CDS encoding DHA2 family efflux MFS transporter permease subunit, translating to MSNNASFTPPSLVLSTIGLSLATFMQVLDTTIANVALPTISGNLGVSSEQGTWVITSFAVSNAIALPLTGWLSRRFGEVKLFLWATMLFVLASFLCGISTSMPELIGFRVLQGLVAGPLYPMTQTLLIAVYPPARRGMALALLAMVTVVAPIAGPILGGWITDSYSWPWIFFINVPIGIFAVMVVKQQLKARPVETSRQPMDYVGLISLIVGVGALQIILDKGNDLDWFESNFILIGAAISVIALAVFVIWEMTDRHPVVNLRLFAYRNFRIGTIVLVLGYAGFFGINLILPQWLQTQMGYTATWAGLAVAPIGILPVLMSPFVGKYAHKIDLRLLAGLAFLAIGLSCFMRAGFTNEVDFQHVALVQLFMGIGVALFFMPTLSILMSDLPPHQIADGAGLATFLRTLGGSFAASLTTWIWIRRADQHHAYLSESISTYEPATRDALNSLGGAGTPAYAQLDHVLTSQAYMLSTVDYFTLLGWGFVGLILLVWLAKPPFAAKAGPEASGH from the coding sequence ATGAGTAACAACGCCTCATTCACGCCACCCAGCCTGGTGCTCAGCACCATCGGCCTGTCGCTGGCGACCTTCATGCAAGTGCTCGACACCACCATCGCCAACGTCGCCCTGCCGACCATCTCCGGCAACCTGGGAGTGAGTTCGGAGCAGGGCACCTGGGTGATCACTTCATTTGCCGTGAGCAACGCGATTGCCTTGCCGCTCACCGGCTGGCTGAGCCGGCGCTTCGGCGAGGTGAAACTGTTCCTTTGGGCGACCATGCTCTTTGTGCTGGCCTCGTTCCTCTGTGGGATTTCCACCTCGATGCCGGAGCTGATCGGTTTCCGGGTGCTCCAGGGCCTGGTGGCCGGGCCGCTGTATCCGATGACCCAGACCCTGCTGATTGCCGTCTATCCACCGGCCAGGCGCGGAATGGCCCTGGCGTTGCTGGCGATGGTCACGGTGGTGGCGCCGATTGCCGGGCCGATTCTCGGCGGCTGGATCACCGACAGCTACAGTTGGCCGTGGATCTTCTTTATTAACGTACCCATCGGCATCTTCGCGGTGATGGTGGTCAAGCAACAGCTCAAGGCGCGTCCGGTTGAGACCAGTCGCCAGCCGATGGACTATGTAGGACTGATCAGCTTGATCGTCGGCGTCGGCGCGCTGCAAATCATCCTAGACAAAGGCAACGACCTGGACTGGTTCGAGTCGAACTTCATCCTGATCGGCGCGGCGATTTCGGTGATTGCCCTGGCGGTGTTTGTGATCTGGGAAATGACCGACCGCCATCCGGTGGTCAATCTGCGGCTGTTTGCTTACCGTAACTTCCGCATCGGCACCATTGTGCTGGTGTTGGGATACGCGGGGTTCTTCGGCATCAACCTGATCCTGCCGCAATGGCTGCAGACCCAGATGGGCTATACCGCGACCTGGGCCGGGCTGGCGGTGGCGCCGATTGGGATTCTGCCGGTGTTGATGTCGCCTTTTGTCGGCAAGTACGCGCACAAGATCGACCTGCGCCTGCTCGCCGGCCTGGCGTTCCTGGCGATTGGCTTGAGTTGCTTTATGCGCGCCGGATTCACCAACGAGGTCGACTTCCAGCACGTGGCGTTGGTGCAGCTGTTCATGGGCATTGGCGTAGCGCTGTTCTTCATGCCGACCTTGAGCATCCTGATGTCCGACCTGCCGCCCCATCAGATTGCCGATGGCGCCGGCCTGGCGACGTTCCTGCGGACCCTGGGCGGCAGCTTCGCGGCGTCGCTGACCACCTGGATCTGGATCCGCCGGGCCGACCAGCATCACGCTTACCTGAGCGAAAGCATCAGCACCTACGAGCCGGCCACCCGCGACGCCCTCAACAGCCTGGGCGGCGCCGGCACCCCGGCCTATGCCCAGCTCGATCACGTGCTGACCAGCCAGGCCTACATGCTGTCCACCGTGGATTACTTCACGCTATTGGGCTGGGGCTTTGTTGGCCTGATCCTGCTGGTATGGCTGGCCAAGCCACCGTTTGCGGCGAAGGCTGGGCCAGAGGCGAGCGGTCATTAA
- a CDS encoding FUSC family protein, translating to MTALSSRLPPLLRRLLRPVLDPYRRYRNARVIHAVRVSLGLLATILLTTGINLPHGEWASVTMLVVIGGLQHHGNIGKKAAERALGTLIGAGVGLLLVLQQAWLGLPWLTYFCMSVVCGFFSYHAIGKGGYTALLSAITVFIVAGHGDNVVTDGLWRTVDILIGIVLALAFSFALPLYAVYSWRYKLAGALRDCASLYSRIISGQSVTDDHYLKLLGGLNGAMVQLRSLMPSVSKEVRISMTQLDALQRNLRLSVSTLEILANTRPDPRDEQALAQMQLALKAEHREIRRLLIGMARALQSGSTERLQRSVEQPPLASAMDTPVYSALDGYRLLTRQLANNLNDMAGRLVKSAPDWKI from the coding sequence ATGACTGCCCTATCGTCCCGCTTGCCACCCTTGCTGCGGCGCTTGTTGCGGCCCGTGCTCGACCCTTACCGGCGTTATCGCAACGCCCGGGTGATCCACGCGGTAAGGGTCTCGCTGGGATTGCTGGCAACTATCCTGCTGACCACCGGGATCAACCTGCCTCATGGTGAATGGGCCTCGGTGACCATGCTGGTGGTCATCGGCGGCCTGCAGCATCACGGCAACATCGGCAAAAAGGCCGCGGAGCGTGCCCTTGGCACCCTGATCGGTGCCGGTGTGGGCCTGCTACTGGTGCTGCAGCAGGCCTGGCTCGGACTGCCGTGGCTGACCTACTTTTGCATGTCGGTGGTGTGCGGGTTTTTCTCTTACCACGCCATTGGCAAAGGCGGATACACCGCGTTGCTCTCGGCGATTACCGTATTTATCGTCGCCGGCCATGGTGACAACGTGGTCACCGACGGCCTGTGGCGCACGGTCGACATCCTGATCGGCATCGTCCTGGCCCTGGCGTTCTCTTTCGCCCTGCCGCTGTACGCGGTGTACTCCTGGCGCTACAAACTGGCCGGCGCCTTGCGTGACTGCGCGAGCCTCTACAGCCGCATCATCAGCGGCCAATCGGTGACCGACGATCACTACCTCAAGCTGCTCGGCGGCCTCAATGGGGCGATGGTGCAACTGCGCTCGCTGATGCCATCGGTGTCCAAGGAGGTGCGCATCTCCATGACCCAGCTCGACGCCCTGCAACGCAACTTGCGCCTGAGCGTCAGCACCCTGGAGATCCTCGCCAACACTCGCCCCGATCCCCGTGATGAACAGGCGCTGGCGCAGATGCAACTGGCATTGAAAGCCGAACACCGGGAGATTCGCCGCTTGTTGATCGGCATGGCCCGCGCCCTGCAGTCGGGCTCGACCGAGCGTCTACAGCGCAGCGTCGAGCAACCGCCCTTGGCGAGCGCGATGGATACACCGGTGTACAGCGCCCTCGACGGCTATCGACTGCTGACCCGGCAGTTGGCCAACAACCTCAACGACATGGCTGGACGCCTGGTGAAGTCGGCGCCGGACTGGAAGATCTGA
- a CDS encoding GNAT family N-acetyltransferase, with protein sequence MSVSLRMATVDDIESLFEIRTSVAQNHLSRKQMDELGITPQVLRSAINEGPCIWLAEVDRQPVAFSMIDRAEGEVFAMFVRPEHEKCGLGRLLMDAAEAELFKTHERIVLVTDGRPEIRANGFYQRLGWTVVERIDARDVRYEKRRPLL encoded by the coding sequence ATGAGTGTGTCGCTGCGTATGGCTACAGTCGATGATATCGAGAGTCTGTTCGAGATACGCACTTCAGTGGCGCAGAACCACCTGAGCCGCAAGCAGATGGATGAGTTGGGCATCACCCCGCAGGTCCTGCGCTCGGCAATCAACGAAGGGCCGTGCATCTGGCTCGCCGAAGTCGATCGGCAACCGGTGGCCTTTTCGATGATCGATCGCGCCGAAGGCGAGGTATTTGCCATGTTCGTGCGTCCTGAGCATGAGAAATGCGGGCTTGGCCGCTTACTGATGGACGCCGCCGAAGCCGAGCTGTTCAAGACCCATGAACGGATTGTCCTGGTCACTGACGGCCGCCCGGAGATCAGGGCCAATGGCTTTTATCAGCGTCTGGGCTGGACGGTGGTCGAGCGAATCGATGCCCGGGATGTGCGGTATGAGAAGCGCAGGCCATTGTTGTAA
- a CDS encoding DMT family transporter codes for MDNTLRRGSLEMTAAMLISGTIGWFVLVSGQPVLDVVFWRCVFGAATLLLICAVFGFLRPGILSRTTFLLAVLSGVAIVGNWVLLFASYSRASIAIGTAVYNVQPFMLVGLAAIFLGEKITAQKLFWLGVSFLGMLAIVSAHGQQGEGGGQYLLGIALALGAALLYAFAALIIKRLTGTPPHLIALIQVCTGVLLLAPWANWSPLSQQSGAWASLLTLGIVHTGVMYVLLYGAIQKLPTALTGALSFIYPIAAIFVDWFAFGHRLELLQWVGVVAILLAAAGMQQGWGSGARKAVTQ; via the coding sequence ATGGACAACACCTTACGTCGCGGCTCGCTGGAAATGACTGCCGCCATGCTGATTTCCGGGACCATTGGCTGGTTCGTGCTGGTCTCGGGCCAGCCGGTGCTGGACGTGGTGTTCTGGCGCTGCGTGTTCGGTGCCGCGACCTTGCTGCTGATCTGCGCGGTGTTCGGCTTCCTGCGTCCGGGGATCCTGAGTCGCACCACCTTTTTGCTCGCCGTACTCAGTGGCGTGGCCATTGTCGGCAACTGGGTGCTGCTGTTTGCCTCCTATTCCCGGGCCTCGATTGCCATCGGCACGGCGGTGTACAACGTTCAGCCGTTTATGCTGGTCGGGCTGGCGGCGATCTTTCTCGGCGAGAAAATTACCGCGCAGAAGCTGTTCTGGCTTGGGGTTTCGTTTCTCGGCATGCTGGCGATCGTCAGCGCCCATGGCCAGCAGGGCGAGGGTGGCGGCCAGTACCTGCTGGGGATTGCCCTGGCTCTTGGCGCAGCCTTGTTGTATGCCTTTGCCGCGTTGATCATCAAGCGCCTGACCGGCACGCCACCGCATTTGATTGCGCTGATTCAGGTGTGCACCGGGGTGCTGTTGCTGGCGCCCTGGGCCAACTGGTCGCCCTTGTCGCAACAATCGGGCGCATGGGCCAGCCTGCTGACCCTGGGGATCGTCCACACCGGTGTGATGTATGTCCTGCTTTACGGGGCGATCCAGAAACTGCCGACGGCCCTGACCGGCGCCCTGTCATTTATCTACCCGATTGCAGCCATTTTCGTTGACTGGTTCGCCTTTGGTCATCGCCTGGAGTTGCTGCAGTGGGTCGGCGTGGTCGCCATTCTGCTGGCTGCGGCGGGGATGCAGCAAGGCTGGGGCAGCGGAGCACGCAAGGCGGTCACGCAATGA
- a CDS encoding SOS response-associated peptidase family protein: MCGRLSQYRGIHDFVAALGMPNALANSVGDEPLGYYNVAPTTAVALIHLEGETLHADRVRWGWRPHWSTDRSLPINARVEKVAHGPFFRAVWPHRAIVAVDNWFEWVYEGGPNKQPYLIRRRNRAPALCAAIGQYPAGGRDPRADDGFVIITADSEGGLLDVHDRRPVVLSPELAREWLNLSMPKERAEQMVLHEGEPSDTFEWFKVDSAVGNVRHQEPELIVPIGKILRGDERPHG; the protein is encoded by the coding sequence ATGTGCGGGAGACTTTCACAGTATCGAGGCATTCACGATTTTGTCGCGGCCCTGGGCATGCCCAATGCCCTGGCCAACAGCGTGGGTGATGAACCGCTGGGGTATTACAACGTCGCGCCGACCACTGCGGTCGCCCTGATCCACCTCGAAGGCGAGACCCTGCATGCCGATCGGGTGCGCTGGGGCTGGCGCCCGCACTGGTCCACCGACCGCTCGCTGCCGATCAACGCCCGAGTGGAAAAAGTCGCCCACGGTCCATTCTTCCGCGCCGTTTGGCCGCACCGCGCCATCGTCGCCGTCGACAACTGGTTCGAGTGGGTCTACGAAGGTGGCCCGAACAAACAGCCCTACCTGATCCGCCGCCGCAATCGCGCGCCTGCCCTCTGTGCGGCCATTGGTCAATATCCGGCGGGGGGGCGCGATCCGCGAGCCGATGACGGTTTCGTGATCATCACCGCCGACAGTGAGGGCGGCCTACTGGATGTGCATGATCGCCGCCCCGTGGTGCTGTCGCCGGAGCTGGCGCGCGAATGGCTGAACCTCAGCATGCCCAAGGAGCGTGCCGAGCAAATGGTGTTGCATGAGGGGGAGCCGTCCGACACCTTCGAATGGTTCAAGGTCGACAGCGCCGTCGGCAACGTACGCCATCAGGAGCCGGAACTGATTGTGCCGATCGGTAAAATTCTGCGCGGCGACGAAAGGCCCCACGGCTGA
- a CDS encoding GNAT family N-acetyltransferase has translation MPLRIDFTEDPQPEEYQAVLAPLRAHNIANAGDGHYQEIALLVRGEDSDEVLGGLYGKLFYEWLFIDLLSVQPQLRGQGIGARLMHMAEELAREKGCIGMYLDTFEFQAPAFYSKLGFVEVGQIADYPRGSRRFFMQKRLTD, from the coding sequence ATGCCGCTGCGCATCGATTTCACCGAGGACCCGCAACCCGAGGAATACCAGGCCGTCCTCGCTCCCCTGCGCGCCCACAACATCGCCAATGCCGGTGATGGCCACTATCAGGAAATCGCCCTGCTGGTGCGTGGCGAAGACAGCGACGAAGTGCTCGGCGGGCTGTATGGCAAGCTGTTCTATGAATGGCTGTTCATTGACCTGCTATCGGTGCAGCCACAATTGCGCGGCCAGGGCATTGGCGCGCGCCTGATGCACATGGCCGAAGAGCTGGCGCGGGAAAAGGGCTGCATCGGCATGTACCTCGACACCTTCGAGTTCCAGGCACCAGCGTTCTACAGCAAGCTGGGGTTTGTCGAGGTTGGGCAGATTGCCGACTATCCGCGCGGCAGCAGGCGCTTCTTCATGCAGAAGCGCCTGACTGATTGA
- a CDS encoding HlyD family efflux transporter periplasmic adaptor subunit: protein MANVQNTPITENTPDTGNPGKRKLMLTLLAILVIVASLGVWGWHHFYGRWNESTDDAYVNGNVVEITPLVTGTVVSIGADDGDLVQEGQVLVNFDPNDAEVGLQSAQANLARTVRQVRGLYSNVDGMKAQVNAQKAEVQKAQENFNRRKNLAAGGAISQEELSHARDDLTSAQNALANAQQQFKTSSALVDDTEVSSHPDVQAAAAQLRQAYLNNARSTLIAPVTGYVAKRTVQLGQRVQPGTALMAVIPLDQLWIDANFKETQLRDMRIGQPVDIEADLYGSSVKYSGTIDSLGAGTGSAFALLPAQNATGNWIKIVQRVPVRIHINAEQLAKHPLRVGLSTLVNVDLRDQSGPVLAQQPPQKASFSTTIYDRQLADADAMIARLIHDNSSALSKTAQR, encoded by the coding sequence ATGGCCAACGTGCAGAACACCCCAATAACAGAAAATACCCCCGACACGGGCAATCCCGGCAAACGCAAGTTGATGCTGACCCTGCTGGCGATCCTGGTGATCGTCGCGAGCCTCGGCGTCTGGGGCTGGCATCACTTCTACGGCCGTTGGAACGAGAGCACCGACGACGCCTACGTCAACGGCAACGTGGTGGAAATCACCCCGCTGGTGACTGGCACGGTGGTGAGCATTGGCGCCGACGATGGCGACCTGGTGCAGGAAGGCCAGGTGCTGGTCAACTTCGACCCCAATGACGCCGAGGTCGGGTTGCAGAGTGCCCAGGCCAACCTCGCGCGTACAGTGCGCCAGGTGCGTGGCCTGTACAGCAACGTTGATGGCATGAAAGCTCAGGTCAACGCGCAGAAAGCCGAAGTGCAGAAAGCTCAGGAAAACTTCAATCGTCGGAAAAATCTCGCCGCCGGTGGGGCAATTTCCCAGGAAGAACTGTCCCATGCCCGCGATGACCTGACCTCGGCGCAAAACGCCCTGGCCAACGCACAGCAACAGTTCAAGACCAGCAGTGCGCTGGTCGACGACACTGAAGTCTCGTCGCACCCGGACGTCCAGGCCGCCGCTGCGCAGTTGCGCCAGGCTTACCTGAACAATGCCCGCAGCACCTTGATCGCACCGGTCACTGGTTATGTCGCCAAGCGCACCGTGCAACTGGGCCAGCGCGTCCAGCCAGGCACCGCGTTGATGGCGGTGATTCCGCTGGATCAGTTGTGGATCGACGCCAACTTCAAGGAAACCCAACTGCGTGACATGCGCATCGGCCAGCCGGTGGACATCGAGGCCGACCTGTATGGCAGCTCCGTGAAGTACAGCGGCACCATCGACAGCCTCGGCGCCGGTACCGGCAGCGCCTTCGCCCTGTTGCCGGCGCAAAACGCCACCGGCAACTGGATCAAGATCGTTCAGCGGGTGCCGGTGCGCATCCACATCAACGCCGAGCAACTGGCCAAGCATCCATTGCGGGTCGGCCTGTCGACCCTGGTCAATGTCGACCTGCGCGACCAGAGTGGCCCGGTACTGGCCCAGCAGCCACCGCAAAAGGCCAGCTTCAGCACCACCATCTATGACCGCCAGTTGGCGGATGCCGACGCAATGATCGCCCGGCTGATCCATGACAACAGTTCAGCCCTGAGCAAAACCGCCCAGCGTTGA